Proteins from a genomic interval of Desulfitibacter alkalitolerans DSM 16504:
- a CDS encoding alpha/beta fold hydrolase has protein sequence MHATKIIEETKFQLASIPCIYIRPADQEKERPTIFVYHGWSSQKENYQFMARILAFHGYGVMVPDAPYHGERGILEYENVHVMEQKFWRIVIRAVDEFKLLLEEAHEKLGINSQKVAVMGSSMGGIIASGIFAKDTRIKTLINMNGACAWEDAEKRVRILRCVDRAVSIGIEELRQYDPMSHLEALYPRPILIQHGDCDTSIPVETQWHFYNEAARMYKNRPDNLRLTVIKNLNHHKTIGMLEEVVDWLQCHL, from the coding sequence TTGCATGCAACAAAAATTATAGAAGAAACTAAATTTCAACTAGCCAGTATTCCGTGCATATATATAAGACCGGCTGATCAAGAAAAAGAACGCCCTACCATATTCGTTTATCATGGGTGGTCTTCTCAAAAAGAAAACTACCAATTCATGGCAAGAATCCTGGCCTTTCATGGTTATGGGGTTATGGTTCCAGATGCTCCATACCACGGGGAAAGGGGTATTTTAGAATATGAAAATGTACACGTTATGGAGCAGAAATTCTGGAGGATAGTAATAAGAGCAGTAGATGAATTTAAGTTGCTTCTGGAGGAAGCTCATGAAAAGCTAGGTATCAATTCTCAGAAAGTAGCAGTTATGGGAAGTTCAATGGGCGGTATAATTGCCAGCGGCATCTTTGCCAAGGATACAAGAATTAAAACCTTAATTAACATGAATGGAGCTTGTGCATGGGAGGACGCTGAAAAGAGAGTAAGAATTTTAAGGTGTGTGGATAGAGCAGTCAGTATTGGTATAGAAGAGCTGCGTCAGTATGACCCTATGAGTCACTTAGAAGCTCTTTATCCAAGACCTATCCTAATACAGCATGGTGACTGTGATACTTCAATACCTGTTGAAACCCAGTGGCACTTCTATAATGAAGCAGCTAGGATGTATAAAAACAGACCAGATAATCTAAGATTGACAGTTATAAAAAATCTGAACCACCATAAAACCATAGGCATGTTGGAAGAAGTTGTAGATTGGCTCCAATGTCATCTTTAA
- a CDS encoding OsmC family protein — MPKKTVDVKASLKDGFTVDVEARNFKMAIDQPEAMKGKNEGPTPLEYFFFSLAGCICTIGRIMAMQKKLELRGMEVRIEGDLDTDVLLGKDQSQRPGFQDIRVYTKIDAPMTREEKEAFLKEIDNRCPISDNIEHVSSIKLVVEE; from the coding sequence ATGCCAAAAAAAACCGTTGATGTTAAAGCATCATTAAAAGATGGATTTACTGTTGATGTCGAGGCAAGAAATTTTAAAATGGCAATTGACCAGCCAGAAGCTATGAAGGGCAAGAATGAGGGACCAACACCCCTTGAATACTTCTTTTTCTCCCTTGCAGGATGTATATGTACTATTGGTAGAATTATGGCAATGCAAAAGAAACTTGAGTTGAGGGGAATGGAAGTTAGAATAGAGGGTGATTTAGATACAGATGTTTTACTGGGCAAGGATCAATCTCAACGACCAGGATTTCAAGATATTAGGGTCTATACTAAGATTGATGCTCCCATGACCAGGGAAGAAAAGGAGGCTTTTCTTAAGGAAATTGATAACCGTTGTCCCATATCTGATAATATTGAACATGTCTCATCAATCAAGCTTGTTGTTGAAGAATAA
- a CDS encoding mechanosensitive ion channel family protein, with translation MDFVVDFYSLHETFLINVAIAVAIFMLFLILRRIFVNYILKLVIRFTDKTNTCLDTAIIRSFEKSLRVFFIILGIYLSSLYLPLQEKHDLMFLGIWRISIIILIAWGLYNFVGNFSNIFAEVENKLDISVDKILVPFFSKVIKVVIVILTFVLIISELGYDINGFIAGLGLGGLAIALAAQNTASNIFGGIVIITDKPFSIGDWIESPSVEGTVEDINFRSTRVRTFADAVVTVPNATLANQPVTNWTRMGRRRITFNLGVTYTTPRKKIQACVYKIKYMLENHKDIHQQTIFVRFDSFNDSSLDIFLYFFTKTTNWGEFLKVKEDVNYKIMEILEEEGVSVAFPSRSLYLETPIDISK, from the coding sequence ATGGATTTTGTTGTTGATTTTTACTCTTTGCATGAAACTTTTTTAATTAATGTAGCTATAGCTGTAGCTATCTTTATGCTTTTCCTCATATTAAGAAGAATCTTTGTCAACTATATCTTAAAATTAGTTATACGATTCACTGATAAAACTAATACATGTTTGGATACGGCTATCATCAGATCTTTTGAAAAGTCTTTAAGAGTATTTTTTATCATATTAGGTATATATCTATCGTCTTTATATCTTCCCCTGCAGGAAAAACATGATTTAATGTTTTTAGGAATCTGGCGTATTTCCATAATTATTCTAATTGCATGGGGTTTATATAATTTTGTTGGAAATTTCTCAAATATTTTTGCTGAAGTGGAAAACAAACTTGATATAAGTGTTGATAAGATATTAGTGCCTTTCTTTTCCAAAGTTATAAAAGTTGTTATTGTTATTCTTACCTTTGTGTTGATTATAAGTGAATTAGGTTATGATATTAATGGATTTATAGCCGGTCTGGGGTTGGGCGGTCTTGCTATTGCTTTAGCCGCACAAAACACAGCATCTAACATTTTTGGTGGGATTGTGATTATTACTGATAAGCCTTTTTCCATTGGAGATTGGATTGAGTCTCCTAGTGTTGAAGGTACAGTAGAGGATATAAACTTTAGGAGTACTAGGGTTAGAACCTTTGCTGATGCAGTGGTCACTGTACCAAATGCTACTCTAGCAAATCAACCAGTAACGAATTGGACAAGAATGGGTAGAAGAAGAATTACATTTAATTTAGGAGTAACTTATACTACTCCCAGGAAAAAGATACAAGCCTGTGTTTATAAAATCAAATATATGTTAGAGAATCATAAAGATATTCATCAACAGACAATCTTTGTAAGATTTGATAGCTTCAATGACAGCAGCCTCGATATATTTTTATACTTTTTTACTAAAACAACAAACTGGGGAGAATTTCTTAAAGTAAAAGAAGATGTTAATTACAAAATAATGGAAATTTTAGAGGAAGAAGGAGTATCTGTTGCATTTCCAAGTAGGAGTTTGTATTTAGAGACTCCCATTGATATTTCCAAATAG
- a CDS encoding M48 family metallopeptidase encodes MEKHTIAYQGKDIEFEVLRKNVKNVNLNIRPDMSIVVSANPKVPLEFIKDFVKQKSPWILKSIKYFKEVQPEQYNGKEYVSGETFKYLGRQYRLKVEEAEQESIKYQRGFILLQVQDKTDFKIKRILVQKWFREKAVVNFHESLDRVYPLLEKYGVKKPEIKIRDMKSRWGSCNRAKGIITLNLKLVNAPKYCIDYVILHELVHFKYRNHDNNFYNFLTSLMPDWKQRKEILDEEVVRGL; translated from the coding sequence ATGGAAAAGCATACAATAGCTTATCAAGGAAAAGACATAGAGTTTGAAGTTCTTAGAAAGAATGTAAAGAATGTGAACCTAAACATTCGGCCAGACATGTCCATTGTGGTTTCGGCTAATCCCAAGGTCCCCTTGGAATTTATCAAGGATTTTGTGAAACAAAAATCCCCATGGATTTTAAAAAGTATTAAGTACTTTAAAGAGGTTCAGCCTGAACAATACAATGGCAAAGAGTACGTCAGCGGAGAGACTTTTAAATACCTAGGAAGACAATACAGGTTAAAGGTAGAAGAGGCTGAGCAGGAAAGTATTAAATATCAAAGAGGCTTTATCTTACTTCAGGTACAGGATAAAACAGACTTTAAGATAAAGAGAATACTGGTTCAAAAGTGGTTTAGAGAAAAGGCCGTTGTAAACTTTCATGAGTCTTTGGATAGAGTTTACCCACTGCTAGAAAAATATGGTGTAAAAAAACCGGAGATTAAGATCAGGGATATGAAGAGCAGGTGGGGCTCTTGTAATAGGGCCAAAGGAATAATCACCCTTAACCTTAAACTAGTCAATGCCCCGAAGTATTGTATTGATTATGTAATTCTTCATGAGCTGGTCCACTTTAAATACCGTAATCATGACAATAATTTCTATAACTTTCTTACTTCGTTGATGCCTGACTGGAAACAAAGAAAAGAGATTTTAGATGAAGAAGTTGTGCGAGGGCTGTAA
- a CDS encoding transposase: MKKLCKPTFKEKDHGQGAGIPVLKTIWDLFDLSLLFSQTGIRKHSGVPTWLLAFAYICGLVSNASSANQNAKFSADAPFLKQLLSGQLISQSAFSRFLSKPFQWLQFSIGRISRLQERTETRLTDGDIIALDDTKIEHPYGKKIPFLCWLFDSSDKRHVWCINLVSTLAVLKNGLEYPMLWRFWVKKDQDNEKQTKLNLAIEMLKELRQFNNARLWVAMDRWFLCKKFLTWLMDNNFDWVTKAKRNTVLFRKIYDPVLGKERFVKLNAKQLLQEIYPKIRVIGKNSVLSIPDIYIKVP, translated from the coding sequence ATGAAAAAATTGTGTAAACCAACTTTCAAAGAGAAGGATCACGGTCAAGGTGCCGGGATTCCAGTACTTAAGACCATCTGGGATTTGTTTGATCTTTCTTTGCTCTTTTCTCAAACAGGAATCCGTAAGCACTCCGGGGTTCCAACATGGCTTTTGGCTTTTGCCTACATCTGTGGTCTGGTAAGTAATGCGAGCTCTGCAAACCAAAATGCTAAGTTTTCAGCGGATGCCCCTTTCTTAAAACAGCTTCTTTCCGGGCAATTAATCTCGCAGAGTGCCTTCAGCCGGTTCCTGTCTAAGCCTTTTCAGTGGCTTCAGTTCTCTATTGGTAGAATTTCTAGACTGCAGGAACGTACAGAGACCCGGTTGACCGACGGTGATATAATTGCCTTAGACGATACTAAAATTGAACATCCTTATGGTAAAAAAATCCCCTTTCTCTGTTGGCTTTTTGATAGTTCAGATAAGCGACATGTATGGTGCATTAATCTTGTATCGACTCTAGCTGTCTTAAAAAACGGCCTTGAATATCCTATGTTGTGGCGTTTCTGGGTTAAAAAAGACCAGGATAATGAAAAACAAACCAAACTCAATCTTGCTATAGAGATGTTAAAAGAGCTACGTCAATTTAACAACGCTAGACTATGGGTTGCCATGGACCGCTGGTTTTTATGCAAGAAGTTTTTAACTTGGCTTATGGATAACAATTTTGATTGGGTTACCAAGGCTAAACGCAACACAGTATTATTTAGGAAAATCTATGACCCTGTTCTAGGTAAGGAGCGCTTTGTCAAACTTAATGCTAAACAATTACTGCAAGAGATTTATCCTAAAATTAGGGTTATTGGCAAAAACTCAGTTCTTAGTATTCCCGACATTTACATCAAAGTGCCTTA
- a CDS encoding methyl-accepting chemotaxis protein, with protein MLSGIVNLFSFKSMAVRLAVWFSIILLLVCASLGFIAYKMSSDILIHNTEEVLPKYAGDAAEIIAERLNSHLSFLEAIANRRIVTDDTPLEEKLDILHREANRAGYEVFGIIDKDGSNQRTDGGITDVSTRDYFIKAMQGIPNVSDVLISRATGEPIIVFAVPIVRNNQVEGVLIGIRDGNELSNITNRINFGHNGYAFMVNGDGSIIAHPNSELVLSQYNVIEDAKENPAVKELADIVETKLTTGEKGVAQYFLDGDNQYMGYAQVPGTTWSVAVEAPSSEIFANIVELNRIILIATLVIVAIGIVIALIISRQIAAPIILGVKHSETVAKGDLIAELPRTLIERKDEIGRLAKALNTMTANLRELVKGVSNTVEHTLTSSQELAAISEESTSAADQVASAAQDVSSSAEQQLKIVQDTSATIEEMSAGIQSIAGNSNEVAELSSKTVDATLRGKKAIEDTINQLQVIGSGSENSVKSMLELESSSAKIGEIVNVINGIADQTNLLALNAAIEAARAGEAGRGFSVVAEEVRKLAEQSTEATKQIVAIIKENQNNIKVASEEARQGSIGVQNGIKVAENTGLIFEEIVGLTDKMSEQIQNISASIEQMASGSQEVVTAIGQIEASSNNVTDQIQSISSASEEQSASMEEIASSSQNLARLAQDVKEFVKKFKV; from the coding sequence ATGCTGTCAGGTATAGTAAATTTGTTTAGTTTTAAAAGTATGGCAGTTAGGTTGGCTGTTTGGTTTTCAATTATACTATTATTGGTCTGTGCAAGTTTAGGATTTATCGCGTATAAAATGTCATCAGATATTTTAATTCACAACACTGAGGAGGTACTGCCCAAGTATGCAGGGGACGCTGCAGAGATTATTGCAGAAAGACTAAATTCCCACCTTTCTTTTCTAGAGGCAATAGCAAATAGAAGAATTGTAACAGATGATACCCCATTGGAAGAGAAATTGGACATTTTACATAGGGAAGCCAACAGGGCAGGGTATGAAGTTTTTGGAATAATAGATAAAGATGGCAGCAACCAGAGAACAGATGGTGGCATTACTGATGTCAGCACTAGAGATTATTTTATAAAAGCAATGCAGGGAATACCTAATGTTTCAGATGTTTTGATCAGCAGGGCTACTGGTGAACCCATAATCGTGTTTGCTGTTCCAATTGTGAGAAACAATCAAGTGGAAGGTGTGTTAATTGGTATAAGAGATGGAAATGAATTAAGTAATATCACTAATAGAATAAATTTCGGTCACAATGGCTATGCATTCATGGTTAATGGTGATGGATCAATCATTGCACATCCAAATTCAGAATTAGTGCTAAGCCAATATAACGTTATTGAAGATGCTAAGGAAAACCCTGCAGTTAAGGAATTAGCAGATATAGTAGAAACTAAATTGACCACTGGAGAAAAAGGTGTTGCCCAGTATTTTTTAGATGGGGATAATCAGTATATGGGTTATGCACAGGTTCCAGGCACTACTTGGTCTGTGGCAGTTGAAGCACCTAGCAGTGAAATATTTGCAAATATCGTAGAATTAAACAGAATCATTCTTATTGCAACACTTGTTATTGTAGCTATAGGAATTGTCATTGCACTAATTATAAGCCGTCAGATTGCAGCGCCAATAATTCTTGGAGTTAAACATTCGGAAACTGTTGCAAAGGGTGATTTAATTGCGGAGCTTCCAAGAACTCTCATAGAAAGAAAGGATGAGATCGGAAGGCTGGCAAAAGCTTTAAATACTATGACAGCTAACCTTCGAGAACTTGTTAAGGGTGTTTCTAATACTGTAGAACATACCTTGACTTCATCCCAGGAATTAGCTGCCATCTCTGAGGAATCTACCAGTGCTGCTGATCAAGTTGCCAGTGCAGCCCAAGACGTAAGTAGTAGTGCTGAACAGCAGTTAAAAATAGTACAGGATACATCTGCCACCATTGAGGAGATGTCTGCGGGAATCCAGAGTATTGCTGGTAATTCTAATGAAGTTGCCGAGCTCAGCAGCAAAACTGTTGATGCTACCTTAAGAGGTAAAAAAGCCATAGAGGATACAATAAATCAGCTTCAGGTAATAGGTAGCGGCTCGGAAAACTCAGTAAAATCAATGTTGGAATTAGAAAGCAGTTCAGCAAAAATAGGTGAAATAGTTAATGTTATAAATGGTATAGCAGATCAAACAAATCTTCTAGCATTAAATGCTGCCATTGAGGCGGCAAGGGCAGGGGAAGCTGGAAGGGGTTTTTCTGTAGTGGCTGAAGAAGTACGAAAGCTGGCAGAACAGTCTACAGAGGCTACCAAGCAGATAGTTGCCATTATCAAAGAAAATCAAAATAATATTAAGGTCGCAAGTGAAGAAGCGAGGCAGGGTTCAATTGGTGTACAAAATGGGATTAAAGTTGCTGAAAATACTGGCTTAATCTTCGAAGAAATTGTTGGCCTTACAGATAAAATGTCTGAACAGATTCAAAACATATCTGCATCTATAGAGCAGATGGCTAGCGGCAGCCAAGAGGTTGTAACAGCAATAGGACAGATAGAAGCCTCCAGTAATAATGTAACGGATCAGATCCAATCTATTTCATCTGCGTCTGAAGAGCAATCCGCTTCAATGGAAGAAATCGCCTCTTCAAGTCAGAACCTGGCTAGGCTGGCACAGGATGTAAAGGAATTTGTGAAAAAGTTTAAGGTTTAA
- a CDS encoding Abi family protein: MNKEKLTIDQIIAHMKDKKGIAFTIVDEIAAKDFLMHNNYYFKVKAYAKNYEKYLKGDMAGKYINLEFAYLLELSKIDMYFRRLIIKMALDIEHFLKTQLLRDVMDNDLEDGYSIIHEFLSMYPYVKNNIVDKIQHSACRDLILKYENNFAIWNIIEILSFGDFIKLYEMYYNKYRNRDSMNNHLWSVKFLRNAAAHNNCLLNSLRTPYTISININKNVNTFISKIPGIGSDSRKKKMKNPIIHDFVVTLYVFNRVVTSDNIKKHTMNELKDLIDNRFTANKEYFKCNQVIESYYHFMKKIVDYFYKL, translated from the coding sequence ATGAATAAAGAAAAACTGACAATAGACCAGATAATAGCTCATATGAAAGACAAAAAAGGGATTGCTTTTACAATAGTTGATGAAATAGCAGCCAAGGATTTTCTGATGCATAATAACTATTATTTCAAAGTTAAAGCCTATGCTAAAAACTATGAAAAGTATTTGAAAGGTGATATGGCAGGTAAATATATTAATTTAGAGTTTGCATATCTTCTAGAGCTTTCGAAAATTGATATGTATTTTAGAAGATTAATTATCAAGATGGCACTTGATATAGAACATTTTTTGAAGACACAACTGCTTAGAGATGTAATGGATAATGATCTAGAAGATGGGTATTCAATAATACATGAGTTTTTATCAATGTATCCATATGTTAAGAACAATATTGTGGATAAAATTCAACACTCTGCATGTAGAGACTTAATATTGAAATATGAGAATAACTTTGCAATATGGAATATTATTGAAATCTTGTCCTTTGGAGATTTTATTAAGCTCTATGAGATGTATTATAATAAATACCGGAATAGGGACTCCATGAATAACCATCTGTGGTCTGTTAAATTCCTACGCAATGCAGCTGCACATAATAATTGCTTGCTTAATAGCCTGAGAACTCCATACACTATTAGCATTAATATTAACAAAAATGTGAATACATTTATTTCAAAGATACCAGGTATAGGCAGCGATAGCAGAAAAAAGAAAATGAAAAATCCAATTATTCATGACTTCGTTGTGACTCTGTATGTGTTTAACAGGGTTGTAACCAGCGATAATATTAAAAAGCATACTATGAATGAGTTGAAAGATTTAATTGATAATAGATTTACAGCTAATAAAGAGTATTTTAAATGCAACCAAGTTATTGAGTCTTATTACCACTTTATGAAAAAAATCGTTGACTATTTTTACAAATTATGA
- a CDS encoding DUF3231 family protein: protein MVLNIGAKKDARQAQLNVEEAYVLWDMTNVTYAGIDMAQIWGVYVHDPDLNIILQRAIDKYKKRSKDLEKELRKYSIDGPTQPRADKLAVATNSELLTDENIGKYLLLFLQEQVELLFKSIRNSTTNDAIRAMFIKFLTDIIGDLDILIKYLKLKGWIGIPPIYPNIPVSQREKADTGEIFHLWDHLTFRYDNIYQTQYWVQHTNDSDFKTLLKKGLQDTLKIQVKKLEQELIKFGVPLPQRPPAVIASTGTTNMEDSYMFRILFTGMIGAAWMHALALKQCFTNDRLRDIFKDLLVQEINIIDKMILFGKTKGWLGIVPQYSPKL from the coding sequence ATGGTTCTAAATATAGGTGCAAAAAAAGATGCAAGACAAGCACAGCTTAATGTTGAGGAAGCTTATGTCCTATGGGATATGACCAATGTTACTTATGCTGGAATTGACATGGCGCAAATATGGGGTGTATATGTACACGACCCGGATTTAAATATAATCTTGCAAAGGGCCATAGATAAGTACAAAAAACGCTCCAAAGATCTAGAAAAAGAGTTAAGAAAGTATTCCATTGATGGTCCCACTCAGCCAAGAGCAGATAAGTTGGCCGTAGCCACTAATTCAGAGTTGCTGACTGATGAAAATATAGGTAAATATTTATTGCTCTTTCTGCAGGAGCAAGTAGAACTGCTGTTTAAATCCATTCGCAATTCAACTACCAATGATGCAATCAGAGCTATGTTCATCAAATTTCTTACAGATATTATAGGTGATCTGGATATCTTAATCAAGTATTTAAAACTAAAGGGTTGGATAGGCATACCTCCCATATACCCCAATATTCCTGTTTCACAAAGGGAAAAAGCTGACACTGGAGAAATCTTTCATCTGTGGGATCATCTCACTTTCAGATATGATAACATTTATCAAACACAGTACTGGGTTCAGCACACAAATGATTCTGACTTTAAAACCTTATTGAAAAAAGGTCTACAGGATACACTGAAGATTCAAGTAAAAAAACTAGAGCAAGAGCTTATCAAATTCGGTGTCCCACTACCACAAAGGCCTCCAGCTGTGATAGCTAGTACTGGAACTACAAATATGGAGGATTCCTATATGTTTAGGATTCTCTTCACCGGAATGATAGGTGCCGCCTGGATGCATGCTTTAGCCCTTAAGCAATGTTTTACAAATGACAGGCTACGGGATATATTTAAAGATTTACTGGTGCAGGAAATAAATATTATAGATAAGATGATTCTTTTCGGAAAAACAAAGGGTTGGCTGGGAATCGTTCCTCAATATAGTCCAAAGTTATAG